In Leptolyngbya sp. CCY15150, the DNA window AATCTCTAAGGGATACTGATGCCACTGAAAGGCATAGGTTGCTTCCCAGTCTGGCGAAAAAATGCCGGGATTAATAAAGTAAGTCCCTTGCGCTAGATCTAGTCGCTCAATATGTAAATCCAGGGTATGCGGAACGGTGATATCTGTCGGCAATGGGTTGATGATGATTTCTGTATCTAGATAAATGTGACCTGATGCATCACTGAGACTGATGGTAAACAGAGCAGACTCTAGGGACGCTTTCAGTTGATAGTGAATGGTAATCGTCACGCGATCGCCACAATGGAGTTCCGCAGGATCCAAGGTCACATCCAGAAGCTGAAGAATAGGAGATGCCCATGGTTCAGGGGGCTCGTCTGCGGGTGGAGGCGATGAGTCGATACATTTTTGTAGATAGATAGTTGGATGGACGATCGCTTTTGGATGGGCTGGGGCGATCGCTTCTAGGTGAGGATAGGCAGAAAGGCGATCGCCTTTGACAAATATGAAACTATTTTGGGCGTACCAAGGCTGCACGGCCGGATCCTCCCAAAGGCGATCGCGCAGAATATCTAAAACCAGATAATTATGGGACTGAAAGCGCTGAATCCAATAGTCTGGCCATTGCTCGTTGACATGGTGGGTGCCGCCCTGGTGGGGAATGGCTGCTGAAAATAGAATCACATCACTGAGTTGAACCAGGGATTCCACAAAGCGATCGGCGCTCTCCTCGGACAAATGCTCAGCCACTTCTAGGGACAGAGCCAGGTCAAACCTGCGTTCAAGCTGAATAGGCTGGCTTAAATCGGAGGCGACAAAGCAGTCTTGGGGAATTTGTAACGTATCTGACTGAACATAGTCGCCATCCAGTCCCAAGATATCGTTCACTCCCTCAGACTGAAATACCGACAGCCAGGATCCATCCCCACACCCCACATCAACTACACTCGTAGGCTGGATCCACTGCAAGATTAAAGGTACGATAACCTGGGCAGACTGGCGTGAACCCTCTCGTAGGGCTTCAAAAAACTCGGGGTCATAGAGTTCTGGGAGTATAAGTTCAGCCATGGGTTAGGATCTATCCTGGTGTAATTCGTTAAGGAGTAAGCGATCGCACCCCATCTCCCACAACCTCCCAGCGTAGAGGGGGGCGTAAGATGCCCTTAGAGGGAAGGGTCGTATTCACCGTCAGCGGGTAAACATGCCAGTGGTAGTCATAGGCATAGCTCCAGTCTTGCTTATACAGCCCCACATCTACAAAATAGTTGCCGCCTCGTAGATCCAGGCGATCGAGGTTCAGCCGAATTGTTCCCTGTTCCTGCAGCCGCACGCAGGGAATGCCTGTATCTAGGGTGTTGACGTCTAAACAGGTTTCGCCACTGTCTTGACTGATCGTGACGCTAACAATAGCGCTATCCACGGGTTGACGGGTTTCATAGTCTACCTCAACACAGAGGGCTGCGCCAGATTCCAGGGTGGCTTGGGGTAGCAAGCGCACCGCTGTGATCTCCGCTTCTAGGGAACCAAAGCGATTTTCATTGACCCGTAACTCTGTCCCCGCCGCCGTTAGCTGTACCGGACGCTGGGGGGTGCGCTGCTGGGTTTGCGATCGCATCTCCATCGTATATTGCCCCGCTACCACCGACGGTTCACCGTAGGCCACCACGGTGCCATGCTTGAGCCACAGGGCGCGATCGCACAGCCGCTCTACCTGCCCTACGTCATGGGATACCAGCACGATAGCGCAGCCCTGATCTTTCATATCAGCAATCCGATTCAGGCATTTCGACTGAAATGATAGATCTCCCACAGATAAAAACTCATCCACGAGTAAAATATCTGGATCGGTATGCACAGCAACGGAGAAGGCTAGGCGCATCATCATCCCAGTGCTGTAGGTGCGCACAGGATTATCGATAAATCCTTCTAGTTCGGCAAAGTCTACGATACGATCAAATCGTCGAGCCACCTCGCGGCGGGGTAGGCCAGCTACAATCGCGGTCACAAACACATTTTCTCGCCCTGTGAGGTCACCATGGAAGCCAGCCCCCAAATCTAGGAGCGCTCCAATGCGCCCTCGCATTTTGACCCGTCCCTCGGTGGGATAGGCAACCTGACCTAAGATTTGCAACAGGGTTGATTTTCCAGCGCCGTTGTGGCCAATCACCCCGATCATTTCTCCCGCCGCCACCTCAAACGACACGCCGCGCAAAGCCCAGAACTTTTCCACAGGCTTAATGCGTCGTAGCCCCGACAAGGCCGCTTCCATAAAGGTCACGGGCTTCTCGGTATGGTAGCGACTAAAGTCTTTCCCCAAATTCTCTACTAGAATAGCGTCGCCCATTAAATCTCCTCCACAAACCGTAGGCTCTGATGTTTGAAGAGCTTATAGCCAATGGGCATCAACACAGCGATCGCCCCGGCGATAATCGCTAAGGCTAGCCAATCTGGCTGAGTGCCCCAGATCAGAATTTGTCGATAGCAGGTAACGATATGCACCATGGGGTTGAGACCATAGATAAACCAGTAGCGATCGGGGATGCTGCCTAGTTCATAGAAGATGGGCGTTAGGTAAAACAGAAACTGTAGTAAAACGCCGAGGGTGTGCTGAGTATCGCGAAAGGTGACGTTGAGGGATGCGAGGAAGTAGGAGAATGTGACGGTGAGGGCAAACTGAATGATTTGCAGCAACGGTAGGGCCAGCACAACGGGGGTTAGCTGCACGCCGTCAATCAACAGAAAGACAACCAGCACTGGCAGTGCCAATATAAAGTGAATGAGCCCGGTTGTCACCACCACTATCGGCAAAATGGCGTTGGGGAAGCCAGGCTGACGAATCAGAGGACGACTGCTGATAATAATGCCCGTGGCTTGAAAGAGAGAGTTCTGAAACCAGTTCCACACCAAGAGTCCCGTAAAAACATAGGATGAATATTGGGGAATATCCATCTTGATGATTACCTGAAAGACAAAGATAAAAACCAGCAGTTGCAGCAGTGGGCTAATCAACGTCCAGGCAATACCTAGGGCCGATCGCTTGTACATGAGCTTCATGTCTCGATCCACAAGCGATCGCAGCAGATCCCATAGATAACTCAGATGGCGGGGCGACAGAGCCCGTCGTGATAGCCTAGGCTTTCCTATCATATCGGTCAACCATAATGAAGGTGAGAGGGAAAGTCTGTCCAGCGCTAGAAGATAGATGATTACCCTCTAGCGCTGAACGCCTCCTAGGATACGTTACTAGAGGCAGGAACAGTCGATGCAGAAGCTTGGGATAGCCCATGACTGGAGAGCGATCGCTCCTGAACAGGGATGAAAGGAGCGCTATGCCCTTCCCGCTTCACGCGCTGATGAGATTTCCAAAGCGACCAAGGGCCAGCTAAGTTACCACGTATTTCTAGCCAAATCAGCGAAAGGGGATAGTCACTACGCTTCAGAAGATATTCCTTAATCCGGTAATAATGGGCGTAGGGCAGTCCTAGCAGCACCTGGGCTAAGCCTCGCCAGTCTCCATCCCGCAGCCAAGTGGTTAGGTTGTAGGAGACATGCCCTTTGCTGTAGCCATAGAGCTGACGTTCTAGAGCTTGGCGAGTTTTGCGATGCTTATGCCAAACAAAGGCTTTGGGATTATACACAATGGTATAGCCTGCCTTTAAGACTTTATAGAAGACGTAAGTATCTTCGCCAACGCCTGATGGCATTCCTGGCCCTAATGCTTCATCCATCAAGCCAATGTCAGGATGATGAAAAATACTGGCGCGGAAGGCTGCATTAGCCGTTGCTCCCAAAGACCATGTGGGAGACGGCTTATGGGGAAACAGGTCGTACCAAGAACCGTCCACTTCAAACGGTTCAAATCCACGACCTAGACCGCCATAGTTTTCAAAGGCTTGCTGGGAAGCATCTTCTAACTCAATGGGTAAGACATTGCCATTGACAATCATCACATCTGGACGGGCAAAGGGAGGAATGAGACGTTCAATCCAGTCTGGCGGGACGGTTACATCATCATCTGTGGCAATTAAGATGTCGCCACTACTGGCGACAAACCCAGCATTGCGCCCGTAGGCCAAACCTTGGCGGGATTCCTGCACCAGCACCACGCCCGGAAAGTCTTGCACGACTGGAGCCGTTAGTCCAGAGTCTGGATGATTGTCCACCACCACAATTTCTACTGAACGGTTAGTTTGCTGGGCTTGTAAATGCTGAAGACAGTTGCGTAGGTCATCGGGGCGATCGAAGGTGGCTACTACAACCGACACGGACACGTCATCAGGTAGCTTAACCGGTTCATCTCGCTCTGCTAACCCATAGCCTTGAGCGATCGCTTTCACGGCTTGTGGCCATACTAAATCGCTGACGGTGCAAGCATCTAAATCTAGCAACTTGCTACCAAACTGATTAGCAATTAATTTGCTTAGGGTAAGAACAGATACGTTATTAAATTCATTCTCGTAGTCAAGGTGACCTAAAGGGCTATTGTCCCTGCTTATGAAGATCCGAACCTTAGAATAGGTTTCTAGATCCTTCAAGGCAGCTAAAGGCTGACTCAGTTCTACTTGGCGGATAGCGATCGCCCCTGAGTCATTGGCAGGGGGCTGAGAGGAGGTTGTCGGTCGGTAGCGAATGGGCAAGGCTTCTTCTGTTTGCCATCCATGTTCCTGCACAATGGCAGCTACCCGCTGAGTTGCCTTTTGATAGGACGAAAAGCCGGCAAAAGCTCCTCGGAATTCTGCTAAGACTAGATCTTTTGGGAATTGAGTTCTGTGTAGAGATGAGACGATGGTGCGCCGCACATTCCAATACAGCATCCACCAAACGCCAATTTTTAGGCAGGATATCCATAGATCAGGATAGGCGATCGCTAAGCTAAGCCAGAGGGCATAGAGACTGCCGTTAAAGGAAATTTGCCGTTTTAGCTGAGCATACTCGCGGCGATGGCGATGGCGAATCATCGCTCGCGGTTCATACACCAGAATATGTTCAGATTTAATGATCCGAATAAACATCTCTAGGTCGCCGCCGCCATTGGTGGGCGTTCCTACATCGAGGGCTGGATCAAAATAGCCAATTGTTTCAAAGATCGATCGTCGATAGGCCATGTTGGCTCCGGTGCCAAACTGACCAGCTCCCAGCCACTGCCAAGGCATGGGCTGACCAGGGGCGACTTGATACCATATCTGTTCGAAGCCGCGTCCAAAACCGCCATAGTCTTCAAATAAGACTTGAGCTTCTGTTTCTAGCTCATAGGGTACTACTAGCCCTGTGACGGCCATAATCCTGGGATTTTCGGAAAATGTGCGGGCGATCGCCTTCACCCAGCCTCGATCGACCACCACATCATCATCTGTGTAAGCAATGATCTCTCCCTTGGCTTCCAAAATGGCGCGATTGCGGGCCCAGTCTAGTCCGGGTCGTGGTTCACGCACATAGCGCACTTGGGGATAGTGGGCGTCTACGAGATCTTTCGTGCCTTCGGTGGCCGGGGCATTATCGACCACGAGAATCTCTAGGTTGGGATAGTCGAGCTGGACAATAGCTTCCAAACAACGCTTCATATCATCAGGGCGATCGCGGGTACAGACCGCTACGGTCACCATCGGCCAGTCGTCCACCACCTCCACTGGCGGTAGGTTTACCAACGCTTCAAGGTTGAGATCCTCTGGCCGCTGGGGAGCTGCTAACCCGTTCTTGAGCAATTGGCAGATAATCGCCCAACTGTGTTGCTCTAGGATCAGTTTACCGAGGGTGGCCGCCGTGCAGCATCCTAGGGAAATGGGTGCTTTGACATAGCCAAGCGGTACGCCATGCAGGCGGACGAGCCCCTGCAAACCCATATAGTTTTCCAGTCCCTCGAAGGTGGGGATGGGCTGGCTGAGTTCGATATCAACAACTTTGATGGGAAACAGCATAGACATCCTCTAGAGTTAGATGCGAGATAATAACCAGTGCAAACTAGTGCCAACCAACAATTTGAAGCGCAGACGAAAACTCTGAACCGGAGCTGTAGCAAAGATGGAATCTAGAATCGAATCTAGATCTGATCTAGGGCGATCGCTCCCTAGATCTTCCGGTGGCACACAGACCATGGGCGACAGCAAGCCCTTGTGCTGGAGCCAACTGAGGAGGGCCAGCCGATAAACGCCCAAACGACCTAGGGGTGTGAGGGGATCGATGGCGATCGCCCGCCGAATCCAGTCCAAGCTAGCCTGAGGTAGCCCATACTGAAAACTTTGTTGCGCAAAGTAAACATAGAGGCTGCTGGCAGACAGGCGGTACAACCAGCCGGATATCTCAGGATGCTTGTCTTGCACTCGTTGGAGAATGAGCTGGTGAGACTTCGCCATTTGGTTGAAATCTCCCGACATACTGCCCACCGTCTTACGATAACCCACCAAAAAAGCGGGTACCACGCAAAACTCGCAGCAGTCTGCCAGGCGTAGGTACAGATCCCAATCTTCACACCCTTGGGCCTGCTGGGCCCGCAGGTGCGGGTCATAGCCACCGATGAGATCCAGGTAGCGCCGGCGAATGAGAGTAGCGCTGGCATTGCCAATAAAATTGTGGCAAATCAGGGTGGCTAACACCGGCCCCGCCACCGTTGCCGCCCGAAATTGCCCCGTCGGCTGACTATATTGATCGATATCGACCGACCAGGCATAGGCCACCCCGGCCGTTTCCCCGTGGGCCACCAACGCGGCTAAGAGTTTTGCCAAGGTCTGGGGATGCCACAGATCATCGGCATCAATGGGGGCAATGAACTCCCCCTGGGCTTGGGCGATCGCTGCATTGCGGGCCGCTGCCACGCCGCCGTTGGCCTGCTGGAGAATCCTTACGCGGGGATCTCCGTTGGCCACAGCTTGGGCGATCGCCACCGTGTCGTCCGTTGAACCATCGTCTACAATCATCACCTCCATCTGGGGATAGGTTTGGGCTAAGACTGAGGTGAGGGTTTGGGGAAGCACGTCAGCGGCATTGTAGGCCGGGATAATCACGGAAATTAGGGGATCAGGGGGCATAGGCGTCTATCACATCAGAGCAGCGCGGGGCAGGTCAGCTAAATTTAAGCTGGTTGGAGACCGATGCAACGTCTGGAGATCCTGATCCCGACTGCTGAAACTCTTCGTAGTAGGAGCGTTCGGTGTTCACCGTCCATAGGGAATGGCGATCGCCTAACACATTACGAGCAGCGAGCAGCCCCGTGAGCATGGAATGATCCTGATTGTTGTACCGGTGCATGCCATTACGTCCGACGGTGTATAGATTGTCGAAGGTTTCGACATAATCTTGGATCACCTGGAGGTGCTGCCGGTACTCCACGTCGTAGACCGGATAGGCCTTGAGCTGTCGAATCACCGTACCATCTTGCACCAGCTTAGGATCGCTCACCAAACCCAGCTTCACCACCTCTTCCGTGGCTAGTTTGATCAGGGTCTCTTCCGAGGATTCCCAAACCGAGTCGCCCTGGCTACAAAAATATTCCATCCCCAGACAGGTTTTACTGGCATCCGGCACCATGTCCGGGCTCCAGTTTTTGAAGTTTTGGATGCGTCCCACCTGAAATTCGGGGCTGTGGATATAGAGCCAGTTGTCGGGAAACAAGGAGGGCGCGTCGATCACCAAGGCTACGATCAGAAAATCTCGGTACTTCAGAGATTTGGCAGCCGTCAATACTTCTGGCGGCGGCGGCGGATTCAGGCATTGCAGCAGCTTGGTCACGGGCATACTGGAGATAAATTGATCCCCTTCATAGATCTGGGTTTCACCGTTCTGCTCAGCGATAACCCGCTGAATGCGCTGCCCTTCCCGATCGATCTGCACGACGCGGGTGTTGAGATGCACCGGACTGCCTTGCTTTTCTAGCAGGGTTTGAAACCGCTCCCACATCATGCCTGGCCCTAGGCGAGGATATTGGAAGGTTTTAATCAAGGTCTTGGCGTCACTTTTGCCAAACAGGGCATCGGTGATGGCTTTCTTCAGCGATAGACCGCGAATACGTTGAGCCGCCCAGTCGGCGCGGATTTGCTGACAGGAAATCCCCCACACTTTTTCGGTATAGGTCTTGAAGAAGGTATAGTACAGCTTCTCGCCAAAGCGATTAATCACCCAATCTTCGAGACTTTCTTCTTCGGGTAAGGGAGAAAGTCTCGCTTTTAAGTAGCTGGCGACAATCGATAAACTACGGCCAATCCCTAGTTTTTTGACCACATCGAAGGGATCAAGGGGGTAGTTAAAAAACTTGCCGTCATAGTAGATGCGCGATAGCCGTGGCACGGTGATCATCTCGTCGCTGAGCACCTCCTGCCAAAGATCCTCAACCTCGGTCACCTTGGTGTAGAAACGGTGACCGCCGATGTCAAAACGATAGTCCTTATAGGTTTCAGTGCGCGAGATTCCCCCAACGCGATCGCCACTTTCAAGCACCACAGCAGGACGTTGGTGTTTTGATAACTCATAGGCCGCGGTTAAACCCGCTGGCCCTGCACCCACAACGACAACAGGATTCAAACTCATGAACAGTAACTCTACTCACTCTTAAGAACGCAGGTATGGACGAAAACTGAATCGATGTAGACGAGGGGCGATCGCAGGGCAGGACAAACTCTTCCCCAATAGCATGAAGCCTGACCTATATCCTGTACAGCAAACCTGATGGGCAATCCTCAACCGCAGTGTTATGGGAGGGCAGAGCCTGGCGGACTGCCCTCAACCGTAGCGGTGAACTATGACACCGACGACAAGGAGCCATGGCGAACTTGGTGCCACTGCCAAGCATGGCGAATCATGTCATCGAGGTCGGGGTATTTGGGATCCCAACCCAGAACGGCGGCGGCCTTTTGACCACTGCCCACGAGGGCCGGCGGATCACCGGGTCGGCGATCGCACTCCACTGCTGGCACTGGACGCCCCGTCACCCGTTCTGTGGCTTCAATCACCTGACGCACCGAGAATCCACCGCCATTGCCCAAGTTAAAGATATCGCTATCTCCCCCCTTGAGCAGGTGTTCTAACCCCAAAATGTGGGCATCGGCTAGGTCACAAACATGGATGTAATCCCGGATGCAGGTGCCATCATCTGTGGGGTAATCCGTGCCAAAGATCGATAGGGATTCTCGTCGTCCTAGGGCGGTCATCAAGGCCAGGGGAATCAGATGGGTTTCGGGATTGTGATCTTCCCCCAACCGCCCTTGGGGATCGGCACCGGCGGCGTTGAAGTAGCGGAAGCAAATGGATTTGAGGCCATAGGCGCTATCAAAATCCTTGAGGATTGTTTCCACCATCAACTTGGTTTGCCCGTAGGCATTGATCGGTGCCTGGGGATGGTTTTCCGGAATGGGGATTTCCTGGGGTACACCGTAGGTGGCGCAGGTAGACGAAAAGACCAGGCGCTTGACCCCCGCTGCCACCATGGCTTCTAGCAACGTCAAGGTACCGCTGACGTTATTGCGGTAGTATTTTGCCGGATTGGTGGCCGATTCACCTACGTAGGCGTAGGCAGCGAAGTGAATGACGGCGGCAACGGAGTAGTCTTGAAACACTTGATCTAAGAGGGCGCGATCGCTAATATCGCCCACAATTAAATCGACGTTTAAAACAGTTTCAACCAGATCTCGATGGCCGTAGACTAGATTATCTAAGACCACAACGTGGTAGCCAGCTTGCTTTAATTGGTCAACAGCATGGGAGCCGATGTAGCCGGCTCCTCCGGTGACCAAAACAGTTGGTTTTTGTGGCTGCATAGTCATGTTCTAAAAGCTTCTCATGTTGAGTAAGGGCGTATTTGCCCAGCATAGTCTGACCTATGCCTCTGTGCTAGCGTTGGTGAATGCAGTGTGATTTATGCTACGCCCAGTATGGCATTGAAAATTGCGATCGCCAATTCTATCATCGAGTTTTTATTTGAAAAGAGCAAAAACTTTGCAAAGTAGAATTCAGTATGAAGAGGGCTTAAAGAGTCGTCAGATTACGTTGCTTTTGTGACGTAGATCCTTGAGGATGGTCATCAGAACGCCTAAGGTGTAGTTAATTTATAGAAGCCACAGCCAAGCCGATTTTGCAATCCACCCGTTGGGGCTTCTAACATCCGCATACATGACTGAAACTGAAATGTTCGTCAGTTCTACGGACGCCACACAGCAGGCAAAAGGTTCATGGTGAACTAAACCATTATCTTGAACCCAGAGCACACTAAGCTGACGTGCATCCTACATAGGGCGATCGCGATCGTAGTAAATTACTTACCTCACTTTCTGGATAACATCATGGTTGGCTCAATTGAAAACACCTGTGACAACAATCCTTCAGTTTCTCAACATGAGTCTGAGGGAACGCCCCAGACGCCCAGATCCTACAATCTGTCTGTGGTTATTCCAGTTTTCAATGGTGGTGAAGCCTTTCGTGAATGTGTAGAACGCCTGAACAACACCTACCCACGTCCTTATGAAGTCATCGTCGTTGTCGATGGCGTCTCCGATGATTCTTGGCAAGTGGCAAAAGATGGTGGCATGAAGGTCATCCAGCTACCGGTGCAGCGAGGCCCCGCCGTCGCTCGCAACGTTGGCGCTAAGTATGCGTCCGGCGATATCATCGTGTTCATTGATGCAGATGTCGGCATCGAGCCAGACTTTTTCGCTCAGATCCAGGCACAATTCCAGACCTCACCCACCATGACGGCTCTGATTGGTTCCTACGACGATAAGCCTGGTAAGGGCAATTTCCTATCCCAGTATCGCAACCTTTTTCACCACTACGTTCACCAAAGCTCTAAGGAAAATACCTTCACATTTTGGGGAGCCTGCAGTGCCATCTTCCGAGATGCATTTCTCTCCGTTGATGGATTTGATGAAACCTACTTCAAGCCCTGTATCGAAGATATTGAGCTAGGCTATCGACTCAAGAAAAAAGGGTATAGCATCCGCCTCTGCAAGGAGATTCAGGTGAAACACCTGAAGCATTGGGGCATGACGTCGATGCTGAAGACAGACTTTTTCCAACGAGCCCTACCCTGGACACAACTGCTGATGCAGGAAGGGCAAATTAGCAACGATCTCAACCTCAGCCTATCCAGCCGTCTGAGCGTCGTTTGCCTTTATGGTGGTTTGGCAAGCTTGGTGCTGGTGGCATGGAATCCCCTCTGGTTTGGACTATCCCTGTTCTGCGCCACGATGCTGATCCTGCTGAATCTATCGGTCTATCGCTTCTTTCGGCTGAAGCGAGGCACGTGGTTTACCCTGAAAGTGGTTCCAGTTCACTGGCTCTACTACGGGTATAGCGGTCTCGCCTTCTGTATTGGGCTTTTAGATCATTGGCTCAGTACCTATCTGAAGGTGACTGGACTACAACCACTACGCTCCTCCTCCCAGCCGAAAACGGAAGCATCATCTACCTATAAAATCCGCCAAAGCTGACTCTCGCCCCAGTGTTTGAACGATGTCTATCAACACATCAATGC includes these proteins:
- a CDS encoding methyltransferase domain-containing protein; the protein is MAELILPELYDPEFFEALREGSRQSAQVIVPLILQWIQPTSVVDVGCGDGSWLSVFQSEGVNDILGLDGDYVQSDTLQIPQDCFVASDLSQPIQLERRFDLALSLEVAEHLSEESADRFVESLVQLSDVILFSAAIPHQGGTHHVNEQWPDYWIQRFQSHNYLVLDILRDRLWEDPAVQPWYAQNSFIFVKGDRLSAYPHLEAIAPAHPKAIVHPTIYLQKCIDSSPPPADEPPEPWASPILQLLDVTLDPAELHCGDRVTITIHYQLKASLESALFTISLSDASGHIYLDTEIIINPLPTDITVPHTLDLHIERLDLAQGTYFINPGIFSPDWEATYAFQWHQYPLEIQSSPSQKGLLHPPLHWSSDQPLPMDSL
- a CDS encoding ABC transporter ATP-binding protein; this encodes MGDAILVENLGKDFSRYHTEKPVTFMEAALSGLRRIKPVEKFWALRGVSFEVAAGEMIGVIGHNGAGKSTLLQILGQVAYPTEGRVKMRGRIGALLDLGAGFHGDLTGRENVFVTAIVAGLPRREVARRFDRIVDFAELEGFIDNPVRTYSTGMMMRLAFSVAVHTDPDILLVDEFLSVGDLSFQSKCLNRIADMKDQGCAIVLVSHDVGQVERLCDRALWLKHGTVVAYGEPSVVAGQYTMEMRSQTQQRTPQRPVQLTAAGTELRVNENRFGSLEAEITAVRLLPQATLESGAALCVEVDYETRQPVDSAIVSVTISQDSGETCLDVNTLDTGIPCVRLQEQGTIRLNLDRLDLRGGNYFVDVGLYKQDWSYAYDYHWHVYPLTVNTTLPSKGILRPPLRWEVVGDGVRSLTP
- a CDS encoding ABC transporter permease, whose protein sequence is MIGKPRLSRRALSPRHLSYLWDLLRSLVDRDMKLMYKRSALGIAWTLISPLLQLLVFIFVFQVIIKMDIPQYSSYVFTGLLVWNWFQNSLFQATGIIISSRPLIRQPGFPNAILPIVVVTTGLIHFILALPVLVVFLLIDGVQLTPVVLALPLLQIIQFALTVTFSYFLASLNVTFRDTQHTLGVLLQFLFYLTPIFYELGSIPDRYWFIYGLNPMVHIVTCYRQILIWGTQPDWLALAIIAGAIAVLMPIGYKLFKHQSLRFVEEI
- a CDS encoding glycosyltransferase, encoding MLFPIKVVDIELSQPIPTFEGLENYMGLQGLVRLHGVPLGYVKAPISLGCCTAATLGKLILEQHSWAIICQLLKNGLAAPQRPEDLNLEALVNLPPVEVVDDWPMVTVAVCTRDRPDDMKRCLEAIVQLDYPNLEILVVDNAPATEGTKDLVDAHYPQVRYVREPRPGLDWARNRAILEAKGEIIAYTDDDVVVDRGWVKAIARTFSENPRIMAVTGLVVPYELETEAQVLFEDYGGFGRGFEQIWYQVAPGQPMPWQWLGAGQFGTGANMAYRRSIFETIGYFDPALDVGTPTNGGGDLEMFIRIIKSEHILVYEPRAMIRHRHRREYAQLKRQISFNGSLYALWLSLAIAYPDLWISCLKIGVWWMLYWNVRRTIVSSLHRTQFPKDLVLAEFRGAFAGFSSYQKATQRVAAIVQEHGWQTEEALPIRYRPTTSSQPPANDSGAIAIRQVELSQPLAALKDLETYSKVRIFISRDNSPLGHLDYENEFNNVSVLTLSKLIANQFGSKLLDLDACTVSDLVWPQAVKAIAQGYGLAERDEPVKLPDDVSVSVVVATFDRPDDLRNCLQHLQAQQTNRSVEIVVVDNHPDSGLTAPVVQDFPGVVLVQESRQGLAYGRNAGFVASSGDILIATDDDVTVPPDWIERLIPPFARPDVMIVNGNVLPIELEDASQQAFENYGGLGRGFEPFEVDGSWYDLFPHKPSPTWSLGATANAAFRASIFHHPDIGLMDEALGPGMPSGVGEDTYVFYKVLKAGYTIVYNPKAFVWHKHRKTRQALERQLYGYSKGHVSYNLTTWLRDGDWRGLAQVLLGLPYAHYYRIKEYLLKRSDYPLSLIWLEIRGNLAGPWSLWKSHQRVKREGHSAPFIPVQERSLSSHGLSQASASTVPASSNVS
- a CDS encoding glycosyltransferase family A protein, which encodes MPPDPLISVIIPAYNAADVLPQTLTSVLAQTYPQMEVMIVDDGSTDDTVAIAQAVANGDPRVRILQQANGGVAAARNAAIAQAQGEFIAPIDADDLWHPQTLAKLLAALVAHGETAGVAYAWSVDIDQYSQPTGQFRAATVAGPVLATLICHNFIGNASATLIRRRYLDLIGGYDPHLRAQQAQGCEDWDLYLRLADCCEFCVVPAFLVGYRKTVGSMSGDFNQMAKSHQLILQRVQDKHPEISGWLYRLSASSLYVYFAQQSFQYGLPQASLDWIRRAIAIDPLTPLGRLGVYRLALLSWLQHKGLLSPMVCVPPEDLGSDRPRSDLDSILDSIFATAPVQSFRLRFKLLVGTSLHWLLSRI
- a CDS encoding NAD(P)/FAD-dependent oxidoreductase, with the protein product MSLNPVVVVGAGPAGLTAAYELSKHQRPAVVLESGDRVGGISRTETYKDYRFDIGGHRFYTKVTEVEDLWQEVLSDEMITVPRLSRIYYDGKFFNYPLDPFDVVKKLGIGRSLSIVASYLKARLSPLPEEESLEDWVINRFGEKLYYTFFKTYTEKVWGISCQQIRADWAAQRIRGLSLKKAITDALFGKSDAKTLIKTFQYPRLGPGMMWERFQTLLEKQGSPVHLNTRVVQIDREGQRIQRVIAEQNGETQIYEGDQFISSMPVTKLLQCLNPPPPPEVLTAAKSLKYRDFLIVALVIDAPSLFPDNWLYIHSPEFQVGRIQNFKNWSPDMVPDASKTCLGMEYFCSQGDSVWESSEETLIKLATEEVVKLGLVSDPKLVQDGTVIRQLKAYPVYDVEYRQHLQVIQDYVETFDNLYTVGRNGMHRYNNQDHSMLTGLLAARNVLGDRHSLWTVNTERSYYEEFQQSGSGSPDVASVSNQLKFS
- the galE gene encoding UDP-glucose 4-epimerase GalE — encoded protein: MQPQKPTVLVTGGAGYIGSHAVDQLKQAGYHVVVLDNLVYGHRDLVETVLNVDLIVGDISDRALLDQVFQDYSVAAVIHFAAYAYVGESATNPAKYYRNNVSGTLTLLEAMVAAGVKRLVFSSTCATYGVPQEIPIPENHPQAPINAYGQTKLMVETILKDFDSAYGLKSICFRYFNAAGADPQGRLGEDHNPETHLIPLALMTALGRRESLSIFGTDYPTDDGTCIRDYIHVCDLADAHILGLEHLLKGGDSDIFNLGNGGGFSVRQVIEATERVTGRPVPAVECDRRPGDPPALVGSGQKAAAVLGWDPKYPDLDDMIRHAWQWHQVRHGSLSSVS
- a CDS encoding glycosyltransferase family 2 protein, with the translated sequence MVGSIENTCDNNPSVSQHESEGTPQTPRSYNLSVVIPVFNGGEAFRECVERLNNTYPRPYEVIVVVDGVSDDSWQVAKDGGMKVIQLPVQRGPAVARNVGAKYASGDIIVFIDADVGIEPDFFAQIQAQFQTSPTMTALIGSYDDKPGKGNFLSQYRNLFHHYVHQSSKENTFTFWGACSAIFRDAFLSVDGFDETYFKPCIEDIELGYRLKKKGYSIRLCKEIQVKHLKHWGMTSMLKTDFFQRALPWTQLLMQEGQISNDLNLSLSSRLSVVCLYGGLASLVLVAWNPLWFGLSLFCATMLILLNLSVYRFFRLKRGTWFTLKVVPVHWLYYGYSGLAFCIGLLDHWLSTYLKVTGLQPLRSSSQPKTEASSTYKIRQS